In one Colletotrichum destructivum chromosome 2, complete sequence genomic region, the following are encoded:
- a CDS encoding Putative karyogamy protein, KAR9: protein MSAEGVSAAKPETTCSNNTATADAATISSTDSYSSHQPQHPQGAQHSLQAQNAAATAHLDLGFSDVSNPQLFQLNPPSHAVNNNINNNNKPPTDDKSPAGSTRDHPTISQSANTTPFGSPKANKTKQTRKPSPNLAARLKALGFTSHKKSTDHPPIQQDRIGRLPEDQIRQIDENHKASSIESRIHRRGRPWKGITPSDDPRPATASSTASREEPCAEVFSFSKDVAQGASLVLPEITTTEPLDMETHKYRLPDHTNGNGTKVQLETRREHLERSAAQSPSDQPPPPPPKDTPPVPATEFTSDLASYFNPGHQRPGSIYTLSRASFANQLAQLTSLQLPDAESLSSKVSAIPTAQVASKALINAAEQIRSWIYKASEVISGLDSDDDVEWAAAGGREGLEEVENAIHRFEKLIKVYVGAIEELQGREDIGNVPSEDLHRAVSQMESIIEEWANIKAALNTVKGQVEIAMEWEELWNNVLGDIQSEMEELSRLVFEMEERRHKSLMAAAVGDGVDIGDLENIVDDTPLPANRTQAQNRFSLAGLPLSPGSTSPGTPALSQDDSSLLALFARMQPLRASLDFLPMRLAVFAARAEKSFPTACEELDMRRNGLDGNYKRLEKDAESLRKELGEDRWVIVFRGAGRQAQKMIESVERSMHKLRESVDSGMHLSNPPTMIKKIESYDAKKTHYGPAIERVLAIIDKGVKDRLTVNGEILRLHAEMQAKWDSLKDEMREMDVVVDEVQADTRGQQLRDSISSMLSNDRSTIGSGRETPGSSPPSSVIMSSLGFEPKTPANKFAKNRSVSTNSHLPQPSGRRQSSLPTPSSQLPRKPLNSRLSNMTSRLGTPSAGNIPRPQSTQPNRPRWNSSTNTTDVGIGHNFKPLTLTCPSPYARKTSPAVRPPSSLTPGASSPSGSRAPNLRTPLTRESSASPMPEDTPTKRAPSKLSFRERLASPGPYSQQTLSKPRLSSSVSTSGLESQSSRRSSLQPPRLHSFADRTVPSRPASSLASTRRTSLLPQPKASSVTSGRETPLGRAPSRNTTRKTLPELSKSTMSNKPRWRG, encoded by the coding sequence ATGTCGGCCGAGGGGGTTTCGGCTGCAAAGCCGGAAACCACTTGCAGCAACAATACTGCGACAGCTGACGCCGCTACCATCTCTTCCACAGACTCATATTCCAGCCACCAACCACAGCACCCACAGGGGGCGCAGCACTCACTGCAGGCCCAGAATGCCGCTGCCACAGCACACCTAGACCTGGGCTTCTCTGACGTCTCCAACCCGCAACTTTTCCAGCTAAACCCGCCTTCCCATGCTGTaaacaacaacatcaacaacaacaacaaaccGCCGACCGACGACAAGTCGCCCGCAGGCTCAACCCGCGATCATCCAACAATTTCTCAATCCGCAAACACAACGCCGTTCGGCTCACCAAAAGCAAATAAAACAAAACAGACTCGCAAGCCCTCGCCTAACCTTGCCGCGCGATTGAAAGCGCTTGGCTTCACCTCTCATAAGAAGTCGACAGACCATCCCCCTATACAACAAGATCGTATCGGGCGTCTGCCTGAGGATCAGATCCGCCAAATCGACGAGAATCATAAGGCGAGCTCCATCGAGTCCAGGATCCATCGTCGCGGTCGACCTTGGAAGGGCATCACACCGTCCGACGATCCGAGACCAGCTACAGCGTCCTCGACTGCCTCGAGAGAAGAGCCCTGCGCTGAGGTATTCTCGTTCTCAAAAGACGTTGCCCAGGGCGCGTCTCTCGTTCTACCCGAGATTACAACTACCGAACCCCTGGACATGGAGACACACAAATACCGTCTGCCCGACCACACGAATGGAAACGGCACAAAGGTCCAACTGGAGACTCGACGAGAGCATCTCGAACGTAGCGCCGCTCAGTCCCCCTCCGATCAACCGCCACCTCCGCCTCCGAAAGACACGCCACCCGTCCCTGCAACCGAGTTCACGTCCGATCTTGCGTCATACTTCAATCCCGGCCACCAGCGGCCTGGCTCTATTTATACACTTTCCCGCGCATCTTTCGCCAATCAGCTTGCTCAACTAACATCCCTTCAACTTCCCGATGCCGAGTCCTTGTCCAGCAAGGTGTCTGCCATCCCGACAGCACAAGTTGCATCAAAGGCTCTCATCAACGCCGCGGAACAGATAAGAAGCTGGATTTACAAGGCATCGGAGGTCATCAGTGGCTTGGAcagcgacgatgacgtcGAGTGGGCCGCCGCAGGTGGTCGTGAAGGActggaggaggtcgagaatGCCATCCATCGTTTCGAGAAGTTGATCAAAGTCTACGTCGGTgccatcgaggagctgcAAGGCCGCGAAGACATTGGCAACGTGCCTTCCGAGGACCTCCATCGTGCCGTTTCCCAAATGGAGTCCATTATTGAAGAGTGGGCTAACATTAAAGCGGCGCTGAACACTGTCAAAGGACAAGTCGAGATAGCGATGGAGTGGGAAGAGCTCTGGAACAATGTTCTCGGGGATATTCAGAGCGAGATGGAGGAACTGAGCCGTCTGGTTTTCGAGATGGAAGAACGTCGCCATAAGTCTTTGATGGCTGCCgctgtcggcgacggcgtcgacatcggaGACTTGGAGAACATCGTTGATGACACTCCTCTTCCCGCAAACAGAACACAAGCTCAGAACCGTTTTAGCCTTGCTGGCCTGCCGCTCAGCCCTGGATCAACCTCGCCAGGGACCCCAGCACTATCCCAGGACGACTCAAGTCTGTTGGCTCTATTCGCCCGGATGCAGCCGTTGCGCGCATCGTTGGACTTTCTCCCCATGAGGCTCGCCGTTTTCGCCGCTCGAGCGGAGAAGTCTTTCCCTACAGCCTGCGAAGAGTTGGACATGCGACGAAACGGTCTTGACGGTAACTACAAAAGGCTGGAAAAGGATGCCGAATCGCTTCGTAAAGAGTTGGGTGAAGACCGCTGGGTCATTGTCTTCCGCGGCGCCGGAAGACAGGCTCAGAAGATGATCGAGTCTGTCGAGAGATCGATGCACAAGCTGAGGGAGTCGGTCGACTCAGGTATGCACTTGAGCAACCCGCCTACGATGATAAAGAAGATCGAGAGCTATGATGCCAAGAAGACGCACTACGGCCCGGCCATTGAGCGAGTTCTTGCAATCATTGACAAGGGTGTTAAAGACCGGTTAACAGTCAACGGCGAGATCCTCCGCCTGCATGCCGAAATGCAGGCCAAGTGGGACTCGCTCAAAGACGAAATGAGAGAGATGGATGTGGTTGTGGACGAAGTGCAAGCGGATACCCGCGGCCAGCAGTTGAGAGACTCCATCTCCAGCATGTTGTCGAATGACCGCTCAACAATAGGCAGTGGCCGCGAGACACCCGGCAGCTCtccgccctcctccgtcaTCATGTCCAGCCTCGGGTTCGAACCCAAGACTCCTGCCAATAAGTTTGCCAAGAACCGCTCGGTGAGCACCAACAGTCACCTACCACAGCCGTCCGGTCGAAGGCAGTCGTCGTTGCCAACGCCGTCCTCGCAGCTGCCACGCAAGCCCTTGAATTCTCGACTGTCAAACATGACCTCGAGGCTCGGCACGCCATCCGCAGGCAACATTCCCAGACCTCAGTCGACGCAGCCAAACCGTCCCAGGTGGAACAGCTCGACCAACACCACGGACGTTGGTATTGGTCACAATTTCAAACCCTTGACCCTCACTTGTCCTAGTCCCTATGCCAGGAAGACGTCACCGGCTGTACGACCGCCATCCTCACTGACCCCAGGGGCATCTTCACCCAGCGGTTCAAGGGCGCCGAACCTCCGCACACCCCTTACCCGGGAGTCATCCGCGTCACCCATGCCCGAGGACACGCCCACCAAGAGAGCACCCTCGAAACTGTCATTCCGAGAGCGTTTGGCGTCGCCTGGCCCCTATTCCCAGCAAACACTATCCAAACCGCGCTTATCTTCGTCTGTGTCTACTTCGGGCCTGGAGTCCCAGTCGAGCCGACGTTCATCTTTGCAACCACCCAGACTTCATTCTTTCGCCGACAGAACGGTACCAAGCCGTCCTGCGAGCTCCCTGGCTTCTACTAGACGAACTAGTCTTTTGCCGCAACCCAAAGCCAGCAGCGTGACGAGCGGCAGGGAAACCCCGCTGGGACGTGCACCATCGCGTAATACCACGCGTAAAACCCTTCCTGAGCTGTCAAAGAGCACAATGAGCAACAAGCCCCGATGGAGAGGTTAG